ACAccactttttcataaaatataaacatgtatAATCCATTAACTACCCCATATAGtagaaaaacgaaaatgaacATGTGAATACCCATTCTCCATGCAACAACACATGAAACTTAAACCCAAAAGAAGAGTACATGCCTCAACATGTTAACTTTAATCCcaacacacaagaaagaaagcatgcaacaacattatattgttaccttctacccatcatacactatgttatatcgcaagttaaaccccttacctCAATTCCAAGCTAGCTTCCAAAGGTTCTTAGGTTTCTTTCTTCACTAGACAACAAGCTTCCACTCCTCTTGGTCTCCTACAAGTGACGTCCAAAAACTCCAAGGCTAAGGTGactcttcctttctctcaccAACTTGGTTGctctccaaaatctcttttccatTCTCCAAGTTTTAACCTCCCCAAGGTCACTTACAAGCTTCCTAAGTTTGGAAAACATGTGCCCAGAAAACATGTGCCCACTCAAGCAAAGTGGAAAAAAAAAGGCAATGACTCAAGCACTCATGTAACATTTCACGTGAATGAGGGATTAATGGGAATAAAAGTTCCCTCTTGGAATCAAATAATGGAAGCATTAACCTAAAGTGCTTCCCTcaacatcaataaaataatataacattcaCCCTTCTCTTTCATCATTTAATGCATGAAAAGCAAAGTGAAACAAGGCTTTGGGAGCCACTTCCACGCTCATCTTAACACTTCAATTTCTATCTTTCTTAACTCATAGTGGGACCCACATGTCAAGGTGGAAATTAAAAAGAGCTAGGAGCCTTTTTGGTCTTTAGGAGGGCTTGAACTTGAGACCAAGCACACACACCGTCCCATGCACACTCACATCAACCACTAGACCAGGCTCCATCCGCTGATATAATAGCGCAAACAATTATACTTAAATACTCTTTCAACTTTTTTCGAAATTTACTATGaaaccaatattaatttaattttcttcccttccttaaatatttctcaacattgtttttcatcacaatttattatataataccacaaaataaaatacttaaggtaagaaatcattttatttatacgggtcttacattctcccctaCTCCAAAagttttcgtcctcgaaaattaaggcTACTACGCAAACAGAAATGGGTATTCATTTCTCATAAACTCTTCAAGCTCCCAAGTCATCTCTTGGGTTTCCTCGTTCCACAACACCTTCACCGTGCGAATTTCCTTTCCCCTTAGATTTTTCGTCTGCACCTCCAACACCCTGATTGGCCCAGCTTTGATTGTAAGATCTTCATCAACTTGTATATCATCAACCTCTAGCACATGTGTAGGATCTGGAATGTATTTCCTCAGTTGAGACACGTGAAACACGTTATGCAGGTTTGCCAACTGCGGTGGTAACGCTATCTCATACGCTACGGGTCCAATCCGCCTAAGAATATCATAAGGACCAAAAAACTTAGGAGACAACTTCCTCGCCTTGATAGCCCTACCCACACCTGCCATTGGTGTCACGCGTAGAAACACATGATCACCTTCATTGAACTCAAGCGGTCTCCTTCTCCGATCAGCGTACGACTTCTGCCTACTCTGTGTTGCTTTCATTCTTTCTTGAATCAACTTCACCTTTTCAGTAGTTTGTTGCAACAACTCAGGACCTACTGATATtgcttccccatcttgaaaccaacaaagaGGAGTTCGACATCTTCGCCCATACAAAGCTTCGAAAGGCGTCATCCCAATGCTATAATGATAGTTGTTGTTATATGTGAACTCCACTAATGGTAAGATCTCACTCCAACCTCCAAGATGGTCCAAAACACAAGTCCTCAACAAGTCCTCTAATGACTGAATAGTTCTTTCAGTCTGTCCATCTGTTTGAGGGTGATATGCTGAACTCATCCTTAACCGAGAACCCAAAGCATCCTGCAACTGTTGCCAGAACCTCGAGGTAAACCTTGGATCCCGATCCGATACAATGTTATCTGGTACACCATGCAATCTTACAATTTCTCTTATGTACAACTCTACTAACTTCTCCATTGACATCTTCTGATTGATGGATATAAAGTGGGCGCTCTTCGTCAATCGATCAACTATCACCCATATGGAGTCGTGACCCCTCGATGACCTCGGTAAGTGAGTTACGAAGTCCATCGAGATGTTGTCCCACTTTCACTGGGGAATATTCAGCAGCTGTAACATTCCACCTGGTCTTTGATGTTCGATCTTCGCCTTCTGACATACCAAACAGGAAGCTACGAACTCTGCAACATCCTTCTTCATTCCGCTCCACCAAAAAGATTCTTTTAGGtctttatacatcttagtcattcTTGGATGTATACTGAGACTAGTCTAGTCGTTGATGTGAGTGTGCATGGGAGGGTGTGTGTGCTTAGTCTCATGTATATTTTGTATATCTTGGTTCTTATTACCTTGCAAGAATTATATATTGTTGGGAGCACTTATCTACACTCTTTAACCAAGAgtgtggataagagggtattgagaattctcttccattgttggaagaggaaagaatgaATTATGAGAATGAGAGGAGTGAAAGAGATGTTTGGTGAGTTGGGGTACATGTGTTTGATGAAAAACAGTGAAGAAGAATGAAAGTTTGATGTCTTGGGTAGAAGAAGAACATGATGGAAGAAGAATAGAAGTTGAAGATGGAGATGGGCATGGCTTGGTTTATGTAGAAGtggcaaagaaaaagaaaggtgcTGGAAGAGGACCAAAAACCGTGAAGGAAGAAGCTTGGGATGGCCTttgaaagcaaagaaaaaaaatgaaggaatggTGGGAAGGagttataaaaaaaaggggGGAGCAAGAAAAGGGTGCATGTGTGTGACGTTAAATGTGAAGGGAATAaggagtgaaaaaaaaaatagatagaatGAAGTGAGTGCATGGGGTGGTTTACATGAAAGGAAGAAGGAGGGTAGTGTGGGGTGTgagtaaaaagaataaaataatatttgaagaaaaaagaaagagaaagtgaagTGTGTGGGGGAGGAAGTGTGTTACGTAAATGATGTGAGAGTCACGTGTTTTAAATgaggaaaagagagagaagaatgaaatgaaatttaaaaaggtAGAAGTAAGGTGTGGTTGAAAagtcaaaagaaaagaaagtggaaGTGTGAGGAGAGGTGGTTACGTAAATGGTGTTGGTGCATGGAATGAAGTGTGTAGTTTTTAGCATTTGAAAAGAGAGTGAAAGTGGTAGATATTGGGAGTGGGGGCCACGGTAATAGTTGGAAAAGGTGGGTGAAGTAGAGTTTTGCGTAAATGCatggaaaataaaagagaaagagggaaGGAAGAGAGTTTGGTTATGTAAAAAGTGGTAAAAGGgatgagagaaagagagtttCACAAGAAGTGAGTGGTTTCATGTGGGACCTACTTGGAAGTAagagaaaatgtaatttaatggGACACgtattgtttgtagttttgagACATGACCTCTACATCCTGTAGGGAGGAAGGAAGACAGGCTTCCTTGAACGTGTTTCTACATTCTTGTCTTGTCAAAAATCAACAGGGAAAAATTCTTTGGTGTTTCATGGTTGATTTACGTGTCTGTTTTTAAATTAGGAGACAAATCAAGGTTTCTTGTTACCAACTATCATTCATATTTAATCTCATCCTAATGCATAAATAAGAAACACTTTATATATAATCATCCTTATGTTGCAtgcaattaataattaacaacATGAATGAACACTATATCAATACATGTAAACCAAGTTCATCAAAGACCAAAGAACAGAGTAAGGAAAAATGTCGTCAAGCACATGCTATCTTTCTGACAAATCTTACAACTAAAACACAATAATTCCAAGTGTATGACAATATTGGCCACAAAAAGAAAGCAGCACAAACTGAGATTAATTACTACCTGGAACACAAAGAGTAAATTTCAGAGGTATGCTTGATCTTTTGGATCTATTCACAAAACTTTTAGTTATAGTCAACTGCATTCGCTTGTGATGATATATCCAAACTATTTTGAGAAGGTAAGTAGAAAATAACTACACTTCAAGCACAAACTCAGAAGCATTAACATCATATGCAATATCAGATGCACCAAAAGTTACTAAGTTGTGACAAACAACAATTTAAGTAATCTAACCttttaaattgaatcaaaatccAGCGGAAGCAAAAAGAAATAATTCAAGCAACTCCACCAACTGCAATAACAATTACAAGTATCACTTCTAAATGCTTAAGCAACAGTAATAAAACTCAGTTTCAAATTTGAGTTAGAAAGTATTGGGGCTTTATAAAATGTGAGGTAGTTCTCTGTGTAAACATTGATAGCACAATTTTGGTGTTCTGATACATATTGCTTGTCTAACTGGGGAGGTAGATTCATATCACGcaaatacttttatttcaattttttcatgcTATCGCTAAGTGGCTGTTATGAAGGTGACAGATGCTGCATTGAAGGCTGCTAAAAAAGGGCTTCCAAATGCTGCAATGAGCAGCAATAAAGGGACACATTGAAGGTGCCGCATGCTGCAATTAAAGCAGCAAGAAAGGGGCACAAATTAGTGAAAGTTCCAAATAAGTGGTTCTTTTGAAAGAGAAATCCAAATATCAAACAAGGTCAAAACGAAGGAGCAAGAGAAAAACAGTAGCAATTGTTTGTtaacaaacaaaataagatCATCATTGTACGACATGACAAGAGGAAATTAAAGTAAAACTCCACATCTTAGGGAGCTATGGGGCAAGTCAAAGTGTTTACTATTGAACACACTCGACCATTATTTGTACTAACTTAAATGTCATTCTTACTAACTCTTAAATTACCTAAAATTAGAGAGtagctatttttttttcatttttttgacttaataaagttttttaatagGCTTTATTTAAAGTTATCTTGTATTTATGATAGACAACATAAACCTAacgaaaataatatatttgtggTCTGTGTGTGATTCCTGAGTAGAATCTATAATTGGACTAATGAAAAAGCGTGAGAAACATTTCCAAGTGCATAAATAGACCTGAGTCTGGTCAGCA
This Vigna angularis cultivar LongXiaoDou No.4 chromosome 4, ASM1680809v1, whole genome shotgun sequence DNA region includes the following protein-coding sequences:
- the LOC108330990 gene encoding transposon Ty3-G Gag-Pol polyprotein isoform X2, whose protein sequence is MDFVTHLPRSSRGHDSIWVIVDRLTKSAHFISINQKMSMEKLVELYIREIVRLHGVPDNIVSDRDPRFTSRFWQQLQDALGSRLRMSSAYHPQTDGQTERTIQSLEDLLRTCVLDHLGGWSEILPLVEFTYNNNYHYSIGMTPFEALYGRRCRTPLCWFQDGEAISVGPELLQQTTEKVKLIQERMKATQSRQKSYADRRRRPLEFNEGDHVFLRVTPMAGVGRAIKARKLSPKFFGPYDILRRIGPVAYEIALPPQLANLHNVFHVSQLRKYIPDPTHVLEVDDIQVDEDLTIKAGPIRVLEVQTKNLRGKEIRTVKVLWNEETQEMTWELEEFMRNEYPFLFA